CATTGTGTGTTGCCTGTTTAACATCTTGAGTCAAAGTTCAACTCAACGAACATCACAGAGAAAAGATCAAAGAGAAAAAGCTCCTCATAGTTTTGAGTTTTGCAGAGAGTTTGTGTCTGAGCtcatttctggatttttacCTGGAGTCCCAAATATTCAAGAGTCAAATTTGCCCAGAAAAGACTTTCTTCAGATTAGTGAATCATAAAACATTGTAGCGAACTCTCCCCCTCAAACAATAGAAGATTTGTGAAGTTTAACATCGGTTATGGTTTTTACCCTGAGGACTGGGACAATATTCCAGGCTGGAAACTTGGCCTTGAAGCTGAATGCAATCCTCTTTAACTCTGGTAAGATTGCAGCTCCTGTTGTGCCTGTATACACTGAGTGTGTATCTGAACTTCTCCAGAAGGACATGACACTCTGAAGAACAACAAAACTCACAATTTATTATGATGAGGAGAACCTTTGCCAAATTTTCCTGTAATCAAGTTGTTTTATTGATGAAAGCCAAAGAGACAGAATAGCAGACGTTTATTTTTCTGATCTAAATCTAGATGCACAAGAAAACAGCATCAGCTGTAAGTTCATACTAGTTTCAGATTCTTCTTTGAatcacaataaagaaaaaaaaagtaagttcaGTTCACTTCAGTCTCAGCTGATTTAAGAAAGAACATTTGTTCTGCAGAACAGTGGAAAGGAAACCTGAACATCTGAATATCAGCAGTGATTTCCTTTATGGCTGGTGGAACACAGTCAAAAATAAACCAGGAattgaagagaaacaaaacaataaatcctgGTCAACaatcagagagaagaaagaaaatctatttgGGTTTACAGAACTGTGCAGAGGATAATGTACCAACATAAACTCCAGCCAGCAGCGGCCGAGTGAATttggtctggactctgtggaggagagtcATGGTTTTAGAGAcgctgtagaaggacagaaaaCCTGCTCTGTGATCCAGGTACACTCCGACcctggaggaaactggacctgagaCGGAGGTCCAGTTGTTGTTGTGACTATAACTAGAACCTCTATGGGAGCAAGTTAATGCCCAAGATTTATCATTATATCCAAATCCACTCATATTCCCCCCTGCTCTGCTGATATTCTTGTATGCTATTGCTACACGAACTAGTTCTCCGCtccactccacctcccagtaacgACGTCCAGTCAGACTCTCTCTACTCAGAACCTGAGACCAGTCAGTGAATCTGTCTGAATGACTAGTGTAAGACTGATGCTGATTCATCCTTGTCACCTTCCTATTCCCCTCTGATAGGCCCAAACATGGGAATGCTGTGTTTGGATCCAGAGTGAGTTCACACGAATATCTTAAAAATCCAGCTCTGCTCTTTGGTTCTGATCCTGGTTGTGACAGTAGAACATCCACCTCAGTGAccatcagtgagatgtttgtccaTGAGAGTCTCAGGATGTCTTGTAGTTTatctctgagctctgacacagctgctgtcacgtcctcaaagtATCCTAGAGGAAAATATTCTAAGCTGGAGAATTTGAtagactcactgagtgctggcagtgaggggtagttgaggagaaactggttgtgatcctctgtgtgtgagagctgctccagctcagcgtctttcctcttcagctcagtgatctcctgctccagcttctcctgaacatctttgactAGACTCACTTCggtttcctgctgggatctgatcagctgcttcacctcagagcttctcttctggaggagacggatcagctgggtgaagatcttctcactgtcctccactgttttatcagcagagtgattgatggcctccacctcctgttcaagcagcttcacatctttctctcCGTTCTGGATCTTCTGCTGGATGTTTCTTCGTCTCTCCTCCaactctctctgcctctcagtcctttctgctgcagctgacacTGTGTCATGACCTTTATGCTCCTTCATTAAACAGAGACTGCAGACACACTTCTGATCAGTGCGGCAGAACATCTTCATTACCTCATCATGCTTagagcagatgttctcctgCAGGTTCTTGGATGGCTccaccagcttgtgtttctCAAAAGTAGCTGAATCATAATGAGGCTGAAGGTGTTTCTCACAGAAGGAGGCCAGACAGACCGAACAGGACTTGATGGCTTTCAGCTTCCTCCCAGTGCAGGAATCACAGGccacatcttcaggtccagcatagcagtgatcagcagcagcagcttggagtccagtcttcttcagctgctccactaaAGCTGCTAACATGGTGTTCTTCTTTAGCACAGGCCTTGGTATGAATGTCTCCCTGCACTGAGGGCAGCTGTGGATTCCCTTCATATCCTCTTCATCCCAGTGGGTTTTAATACAGTTCATACAGTAGTTGTGTCCACAGGGAATAGTCACCGGATCCTTCAGTAGATCCAGACAGATCGAacaggaaaaagttttttggtccatctgattcTGCTCCATTTCTTCTCTCTGTCGCACGGTTTCTGTTTCACTTCCTGAAACAGAAACTGGTTTGAGCTCTGATCTGAAAATCAAGGCAGTGCAGAGAGGCAGCAACCAATCAGCTTCCACCTTCAGCAGACTTTGGTTCCACCCAGATTCAAGGCGTGTTTGAGCAGGAATGTCAGGCTTTGATTCcacaaaaagtttaaagtttaaatggtTTGGCAAGAATTTTCTGCTCAAAACATCAAAGTCAGAAAAACTCActactttaaaatgtaatctaaTCTCTGCAGGCATTTATATAGCACCTGTGCAcaatctgtgtttctgtgttgctgtgACAGAAAGACTCAGAAAATGAAAGGAGTGGGTGAGAGGTGTCTGTCTGTTCCCTATTGCAACGGCAGTCTGCtgagtgatggactctgacctgacacttcagagaaataaaaagacaattacaaagtcgtCTTCTATCCCTCTGAATCCAGGATTAAATAACttatgtctcagccagatcttcagaaactcatccaggcatttatctttagtcacattgattactgcagcagTGTCTTCATTGGTCTTCCTAAAAAACAGGCAGCTGATCCAGAGCTGCTGATcatgttctgactaaaaccagggaAATAGATCACATCACCCAGTTCCAAATCCTTCCACATTCTCTGAGATATTCCCTGTAGCttagagaatagactttaaaatactattAGTTTACAAATCGCTATATGGCTTAGCACCACAGTATATTCAAGAAGCGATTGGAACATCTGATTCTGATCATTTGGATGagtgagcaaatacttttggcaatatagtgtatttgatttatatttgcttgatgattctgattatggcatttgacaaaatataatgttttttgcgtgtttcataattggtgactgtatgatgcTTTTAcaatgcaaagcactttgaacttcaTTGCTACTTTAATGTGCTTTCCATAAAAACTTGACGTGACTTTTAGCCCGGCGTATACCAGTGAGCCGAGTGAACCATGTGGATCAGTTTTTAATAAGTGTGACCTGAACCCAAGGTTGGGTCCCATCCCTCAGCAATCCTGAATGGAGCAGCAGCCAGTGGTGGACTGGACCCGGTGTTCCCGATGTCCAGTCCACCACTGAACATGATGTATCAAAGGTCTAAACGTCAAAAAGCCTGGTCAGGAGCGGCGGATTGAGAAAAGTGCTACAGAAACCAAGTTAAATGATCTAGACTAGCTACCAGATTGAGCTTGTTTGTCCATTAGAACCAGGggcgcaactacatatttttgaggtggatGCGAACATCTCTCATTGACCCGATTAGAGGATTGGATTCACTtcagacttaaaataaaaaaccaaagaGAGAAACTAAAAGGATCTTTAATgctttattaaacagaaaacaaaaattacattcatgttaaaaagttgcattaatTTAACTTGAAAAGCTTCACTTTCATCTGAGaaccaacagaaaaataactcGCGcatcagaaaaagtaaaaagcttctggttctgatgagaACCAGAACCGCATCGTTCAACTGAGACCCGGAGCAACAGAACCACCAAGATTTAAACACCAAAATGATGAAACATCCAtcagtcagacagaaaatcctGATTGACAATCAATCACTCAATTGAGtaataaatcaacaaatttatgattaataaaaacatttattctaacACGATTGGACTGCAGTAAACATTAAACCCGTCCCAGCAGGCAGGTCaggattttgtttctgtttaccCAGCAGATAAATCACCTGACTGGAATAAACCTGAAAACATCCAGATTTTTATTAACAtgtcaggtaaaaaaaatgcaaaaaaatctaaattattacaTCTTAATTATTCTGACGCCACCTGGTGGAGAAAAGcaccaatcaaaacaaacaatactaGTAACTCACTCTCGCCGGAAACGAGCCTGACTTACTGCCGGcgatgcggaccagactctgacatcaaaagggcccggtaccccatactcccggagaaccccccacagggctccccgagggacacagtcaaacgccttctccaagtccacaaaacaataaacacaaaacatcagACAAAAGTCCAACcaacatgtagactggttgggcgaactcccatgcaccctgtAGGAACCTGCTGAGGGTGCAGcactggtccagtgttccacgaccagcaCAAAAAACACACTGCTATTCCCGAAACCAAGGTTCAAATATCCAACGGACCTCCTCTCCAGGAGGACCTTGCCAGAGAGGTTTAAGAGTGTGAcacccctgtaattggagcacaccctctgGTCCCccttttgaacagggggaccaccaccccaatCTGctaatccaggggaactgcccccgatttCCATGGaatattgcagagtcgcgtcagccaacacaaccctacaacatccagagccttaaggaactccgaGTGAATCTATCACGTTGAAGAATTCCAAAATATactcttaatttattacaaaaaagtccaaaaatacttcaaaatttatAAATAGGGCCCAAACTGAGGTCAACATAACAAAGTGTAACTCTGGTGGTAACACAACAAACCAAGCACAAACTGACCTCCCAAACAAGACCTGAGGGGAACTTAAATAGTGGCTGAACAGACCACTAACACACACAATGGGGTaattaaacacacaagaacctaAAAAATACTGGTCAGAATATTACTAAATCTGTAAATCAAATGAATATcagaacaaaactaactttcaaaaagaagaaacattaaataaatggtaaaactaaactataaacCAAATTTCCCCTTCCTCTGACGAACAAATGGAACGGCCCGCTGAGGAAGTTTGACAGCCATGTATGGATATCCGTCAGCTGGAGCTCCTCTGTGTCATTTTCAGGAACAGGTCCAGAGGAaactacggaagaggattagggccaccaaaaaaataaataaaaacaaataaaaattctgactttaaagtcagaatttaaagtctgaatttaaactttaaattctgaatttaaagtctgaatttaaactttaaagtctgaatttaaagtttgaatctaaactttaaattcagagCTCCCTCGTCGCCTCCCCTGTGCCAACGTCGTCCGCTGGCCcgatggatggatagttttgGACCCTCTTTGAGAGCATTCAAACCCCATGAAGACAGACAGAACCCAGGCTTATTCaaaggaaagaaatgttttaatcacaCCTTTttagaatttagagaccaattaactaaACGGTCGTGAATTtagactgtggcaggaagccggagtacccggagagaaacctGTCAAATCTTTTTAGCTTTCAATCCCATAATTTCATTTAACTGAGCCAATTGGAACACATGTTCAGTCCCAGTCagatttctgtgattttttgtcatttttagctCCTCTCCAAAAATCATGTTCAAGAGGAGGGGCTGGAGAAACTGTAACGTCAGGTGTGACTTCATGTCTTACCTTTTCCCATAGACATCCATCGGTTGTTCCTTCCCAAAACTAGTTGCTGTCATCTTCCTGATAGACCTGAGACACACTTCTGTCCGACTATTACTTTCCTGGGACTATTACTTCCCAGGAAAGTAATAGTCCCCTATCTTCTCCGTACCTGTTGTCTCCGTCTATTAAAGGCCAAAATGAAGCGGGCCCGAAAGAAGAACCTTCTTCGCGCACTGCGAAAAGCTTTATAAATTCTCCTTCGGACCCTTCTCCATTCGGCCCTTATTGCAGCCATCCCTCCGCTCAGGATGTATCTGAGTCCCCTCAGCTGCCGGTCAGTGGGTATGCTCCTCCAGATGTTGTAGGAGGCATGAAACCACTGCCGTAGCTTCGGGAACTTTGTAAAGATCAAGTCGATGATAAAAACCTTGATCCCTACAGATACACCTATGATGGAGCCCAGAAGCCGATATGGACACAGGCAGGAGAGGATAAATGCCAGCCAGAGTCCGAAGTAGAACTGTTTAGTGATCTCTGGCCGGGCCCACATGCAAAGATTTTTTACCCTCTCAATATTGTCTGCCGTGTGTCCAAAACGATTCTGAGTTTTCTGAGCGGACTTGTAAGCGAGGCGGGCCTGCTCTCTAGCATCCAGGTTCTGTCTAGGAGGTTGCAATGGTTCGGGGACATTAGGTAGGATGCTCCACGTGATCTCCCAGCCTCTGGTATTTAGATAATTAAAAGTAAGGCCAAGAAACACGAGGAGCAAGAAGATAGGGAGTAGCCAGCTATGGCACACTGCATAcatatattgaataaaaaatatggcAGTACGGCACGGAGAGTGCCAGCTGACTAAAGAGGACAGGTTCTTCATAAAGTGTGCCGCAGGTCTGAGGTTTTGCTCCAAGCGGTCCATGTTCCTTTTTAACTTTTCGGGAGTAAatcgctcctcctcctctttagGATCTTCTGACTGGGgcctgaagatttttttaaacaaggctctagtttgtagaaaaaattgcatttttgctGCTCTTAACTTTGGTCTCTTTTGAAGTTGTGTGAGTTCAATGTGGGAGCAAGACATTCAAGCTTTTGAACACCTTTGATCTATTGTGATGTACATGATGTCATCTATGACCTCATCAGTGAGCTCACTGGACTTCTGGGGCTAGGTCTTGcttctgatcgttgctatggaaacaatCAGCAGACTGAACAGGATGTGGAGTGAAACCCTTGTGTCTACAGAAAGTATCTCAGCTGATGAAGAAAGTCAGATTAGAAACCAtcagatgacctctgacctctgagagCAGATGGAGTCATAGCACAAATCTGGGGAAGGATCCAAGACGTCTGGAACAACTCCGTGGTCGAGTCAAGCTTCTTAGTGtggaacatttcagcaacacggcggttcaaagtgctttacatcagaaaaacatcagacagtCACCAAGTATGACACCAGCTGTGAGGATTTGGTTTTTCTTGGTGttaatttaggtttctgtgttcagttGAGTCTCCGTGTCGTCCCACCGACCCCTTGATTGTCTCCAGCCGTCTCTGGTTTCCCCTTGATTTCTCCCTTGTGTATTTAGTCCCgcttgtgtctgtgtttccctgtcgggtccttgtctatACTGTCATGTCTCATGTCTTTGCCTTTATGCCAGCTGCTACCAGTGTGAGTGTCATTGCCGTTGCTCGCCTTTGCTGCCAGGATTGTATATCTTGttattcatcattaaatcattacTTTGCTCACTTCAACCTGGGTCCTACCTCACTACCTCATGACCGCAATTTATGACACCAGCAacaagcattacattttgtcaagtaaAATCATCAAGGAAATgcacattaaatatattatttaatgttCCACTTacaaatcaaaagcaactctaaaggTGGGTttaagtctggatttaaagttgtatttgaaacgtaatcaattgcaaatttattgacggaatctgacttgatgttgtgtttttattgttgattctatgttgcattgtgtttttgtgtttgatttgatgtaaagcactttgaaatgccttgctgctgagttctgctatacaaataaagtttgattgattgattaattgattgaattcagtgtttcagcttcAAGTTTATTGGAAGATTATTACAGATTTGTGGTacacagaagctgaatgctgcttttctgcttttggattTAGGATGAACATGTCTGCTTTCTTGCAaatataaagtgttttattattatctatTCAGACTGATAGAGAAAAAACATGAGGGACCGTTCAGGACAAAAATTATGTTTGGTCTTAGACGCACTACTAAAGACTCTTacacaaaatatcaaaacattaaaattgcacatatatactattaaaatgtcacacacacacatacaattTTTCTCTCATCAGGGGCGCAACTTCATACTTTCTGAGGTGTATGTGAACATGTCATTGGTGCTCCCCCGCCCCAATGACATAAATGTGTACAACTcatctttaattaaagtatCAATACTAATAAATTTacatatatgtaaataaattgatgcctacactgaaaaaaaaagaactcagggcgttatcacattaacaaaacaatatcatgtacttttaacttaaaaatttcatgtttcaaacaaaaacgtgatataatcatgttggataaacaagaaattcaacaacttaacgtttctgaaatttaatcatgttgagataacatgattcattatagtcagactgatcttgtgctgaagacgACAAGTGAGAGACAATCgcttttgtctcaacttgaataacgtattcaaaTTGAGacaacgtgattcaatttagacagattcatttccctccgcagagggtctagcgagatcaggggatcag
This window of the Gambusia affinis linkage group LG15, SWU_Gaff_1.0, whole genome shotgun sequence genome carries:
- the LOC122844838 gene encoding tripartite motif-containing protein 16-like — translated: MEQNQMDQKTFSCSICLDLLKDPVTIPCGHNYCMNCIKTHWDEEDMKGIHSCPQCRETFIPRPVLKKNTMLAALVEQLKKTGLQAAAADHCYAGPEDVACDSCTGRKLKAIKSCSVCLASFCEKHLQPHYDSATFEKHKLVEPSKNLQENICSKHDEVMKMFCRTDQKCVCSLCLMKEHKGHDTVSAAAERTERQRELEERRRNIQQKIQNGEKDVKLLEQEVEAINHSADKTVEDSEKIFTQLIRLLQKRSSEVKQLIRSQQETEVSLVKDVQEKLEQEITELKRKDAELEQLSHTEDHNQFLLNYPSLPALSESIKFSSLEYFPLGYFEDVTAAVSELRDKLQDILRLSWTNISLMVTEVDVLLSQPGSEPKSRAGFLRYSCELTLDPNTAFPCLGLSEGNRKVTRMNQHQSYTSHSDRFTDWSQVLSRESLTGRRYWEVEWSGELVRVAIAYKNISRAGGNMSGFGYNDKSWALTCSHRGSSYSHNNNWTSVSGPVSSRVGVYLDHRAGFLSFYSVSKTMTLLHRVQTKFTRPLLAGVYVGTLSSAQFCKPK